aatattaatgtaAACAACCAAATACAATGATTGCCCTTTGGGGAAGATATTTTTCTCTTGGCCCTTTAAAGGCTATGACTGTAAAACTTGGCTGTAACTTGCATGCATTAAACTTTTTCCATACAGGTGAAATTCAAATTCATTGAAAATGTACGTAGGTCACTTTAATAACTTTTACATTTAATAGTTTTTATGTTGGATTCAGTTtggatgggtttttttaacttGGAAATGACCACATCCTGGTTGAAGACCATGGGAAAACTCCTACAGTCTTCAATAGCActaccaggatttcatcccaaaaTGGTTCTGAGCTAGATTTCAAAACTCTGTATCCATTAACTTTAATTTCACAGTGAAAGTAGCTGGCAAACTTTTGCCATGTGAAATTAAAAACTTTTATTATTGTGGTTTTTGTAGATACCTGTTTTGAGAAGCCAGGAGAAGATGGTTGGCTGTTGGTTTTTCACCTCTGGTCCAGTCTCTCTGAGTGCCAAAATTGAGAGGAAGGGATATTGTAATGGTAAGAATTTTCTTCAACTCTGAAGTACGCTTGTGAATATTACCATAATCTTAATAATCAAGCTATTAGGTCATGTCTTCAAACACAGAAGCAGTGCAAAACCAACGCTTGTTTGTAACAACAGTTAAATGAATACTTCTCATTTAGCAGTTAGTGAAATCAGACCTGTGTAAACTTGGTTAAAAGATTACATCTGTTGGTAATGCAAATTGAAAGCTAGTGTTCTTATTCCAAAGGTGGTCTACATTTGAGATACCAGGAGTGTAAAGGACAACAGAATAAATCTGTTAGGCAGGCAGACTGTTTTATTAGGATGGTATGTTTAGTATTTTTCTGTAGAACTATATATTAAGAATAACCTATCGAATTTCCTAATATGTCCTAATGTATCTAAGGCTTATCACAAGCCTTCCCGAAGTGCAAGTATTTGGCTGATATTCTTAGAGAAACACTAGAATACATCTAGCAAACCAAACTTTTACAACATGTCTAGCTTATAAACattgataaatttaaaaaaaaggtgtaaCTCTGGACACCAGTTTACAAAGGTAGAGTACATTAAGGGGATGAACAAAACTAATATCCTACATTACATATGACTTACAGACTTTGTAAAGTGTGTTCTCCCAAATCATAGATTCTAGAAAACTGCACTTTTATTTACAAGACTTTTCTATTTTTAGAGGAAGCCATACCGATCTATGCAGAAATTGAGAATTGTTCCTCTCGTTTGATTGTTCCAAAAGCTGCCATTTTCCAGACACAGACTTATCTAGCCagtgggaagacaaagactttccGTCAGATGCTTGCCAATGTACGAGGAAACCCTATTGCTTCTGGGAGTACAGATACCTGGAATGGGAAaactctgaaaatcccacctgtaaCCCCTTCCATTCTTAACTGTTGTATCATCAGAGTAGAGTATTCTTTAGCTGTAAGTACAGGTTTGTTACCAATAAACTTAGTGCTTCAAAATAATCAAGTTCAAATTATATGCTTAATAGGTATGCAGTTGTATGAATGTTTCATGTTGTTGTTACATCTTAAGactttaaagtaaaataaacgTTAGTATAGAGGTGGAAAACGGACTACAGATGTATCAGACTACAGACATATCAGTGACTTCACATAGACAACAGCAAGAACGGGGCACAATCTCTTTCCAACAAAGAGGACAATGTCAGATTAGGTAAAGAGGATAATTATAGTGACTGGTTGCTGTTAGTATTGGAGACCAGAGAGGAAGAAGTTTCAATTAACAAGATGGAAGGTGAGCAGGGTATGGAGGAGTTTTCTCTTTGCGGACAGCTCTCCAGTGTATTATGGAGAAGGAAACAGCAAAAATGGGGCGTGGTCTGCAGgcatgagggggaaagaaaggaacTGAAGTTATTACTGGGATATTGAAACTGAATGACAGGAATTATTGTGATGGAGGAAGTGCAGAGAATTTAGGGGGAATAATTAGTTGGGCTTTAGACGTGTAAAGTTTATCAGGGAAAAATGTGGGTCTGAAATGTGTGATTAGATGGATGGAGACAAGTCAGAAGTGGAAAGGTAAACCTGAAAGTTATTTGCATCAAGATTCTGTCAAAACTTGTTACAGAACAAGAGGAAAAGGTCATCTGGAGACAACCTTAAAACTATTATCTTTTCTATGTTTTATCAAGTACTAGCTATACTTTTCTTATCTGGAATCActaaatttgttgtttttttttaataacttacaTAAAGGAAGTCTGTCTGCTTCTATAAGCTCCAGTTCCATTGTATCTTCATGACTCCTCTCATtcttttgtgtgtgggtggggtgggatttGTCACACAGGTGTATATCCATATTCCTGGTGCTAACAAGTTGATGATTGAATTGCCACTGGTGATTGGCACAATTCCATGTACTGGGTTTTCAAGCAGAAACTCCAGCGCCGGCCAGTTCAGCGTGGACATGAGTTGGTTGGCACTGACCATGCCAGAACACCCTGAAGGTGTGTATTTTGAACTTTTCTCATCTGGATTCATGATATCTATAATAGAAGCAGGGACTGTTGTGCCAGTTTAAAGCTTCAATTCTTGTAATTTGCCTTTTGAATCACTTCAGTTTATTAATACCATAAAATTGGCATACCCTATGAATTTACTGACCGGTTTCAGAGCAGACGCCATGTtagtatctgcaaaaagaacaggagtacttgtagcaccttagagactaacaaatttattagagcataagctttcgtggactacagcccactgcctcagatgcatagaatggaagatatagatagataagctggaagttaccatacaaactgagagaagctaattagttaagatgagctattatcagcaggagaaaaaaaaacttttgtagtgataatcaagatggcccatttagacagttgataaatttgttagtctctaaggtgccacaagtacattgccaactgtctaaatgggccatcttgattatcactac
This window of the Chelonia mydas isolate rCheMyd1 chromosome 10, rCheMyd1.pri.v2, whole genome shotgun sequence genome carries:
- the ARRDC4 gene encoding arrestin domain-containing protein 4 isoform X2, producing MVGCWFFTSGPVSLSAKIERKGYCNEEAIPIYAEIENCSSRLIVPKAAIFQTQTYLASGKTKTFRQMLANVRGNPIASGSTDTWNGKTLKIPPVTPSILNCCIIRVEYSLAVYIHIPGANKLMIELPLVIGTIPCTGFSSRNSSAGQFSVDMSWLALTMPEHPEAPPNYADVVSQEEFSRRVPAYSQPVDYEEQLCGHMFAYIQEFRFQPPPLYSEIDPHPTHIEEMQSVSFML